From one Planococcus citri chromosome 3, ihPlaCitr1.1, whole genome shotgun sequence genomic stretch:
- the HBS1 gene encoding protein HBS1, with amino-acid sequence MSRHRNIRTYHYSEDYGDEVDADIYGQSVEEDVCLSPTEESFIYNRNHAARNVSSFFDNTSTSSGIKVQCGDESSSIEQTNNMQNSKLEIQNANERMLPERISKLETSPKPVKVVYPAKSTVVEGFDVSVSETDKQKSSQDTLVDSNSTSSRYREPSKTATEVSINKSEKEDENSNIKMKSEEETSNKDIESKFNAARGSRKQNLYLIVIGHVDAGKSTLMGHLLHKLGCVNQKLMHKYEHETKKVGKSSFLYAWILDEIGEERNRGITIDVARNKFETNKFIVTLLDAPGHKDFIPNMLTGVTQADVAILVVDATNGEFETGFESGGQTREHTLIARFLGINQLAVVVNKMDNVGWSQDRFNQVRKKLSTFLNQVGFKETDVTYVPCSGLSGENLVQKVNEPALKSWYNGPTLIDLIDSFQSPKRHYERAFRMGINDIFKGTGTIPCLSGRIESGYVNVGKKVLVQPSGEVATVKALYVDEVSENTVYAGDYVNAVLINCDTENLYVGSVLCDIEKPIPISTKFEAKIVLFNVVIPITKGFTVILHLHNIIDSVIIKKLNAQVHKVTGELISKRPRCLLKNTAAIVTIESSRPLCVELYENMREFGRFVLRDAGVTIAAGLVTKVL; translated from the exons ATGTCACGACACAGAAACATACGCACCTATCATTACAGCGAAG ATTACGGAGATGAAGTGGATGCAGATATATATGGACAATCTGTCGAAGAAGATGTTTGTCTATCACCCACTGAAG AATCATTCATCTATAATCGGAATCATGCCGCGAGAAATGTGTCTTCCTTTTTTGATAATACTTCTACAAGTTCTGGGATAAAAGTTCAATGTGGag ATGAAAGTTCTTCGATAGAACAGACCAACAATATGCAAAATTCAAAGCTAG AAATACAAAATGCTAACGAAAGAATGCTACCGGAAAGGATATCGAAACTGGAAACATCACCGAAACCAGTAAAAGTTGTATATCCTGCGAAAAGCACCGTAGTCGAAGGATTCGATGTTTCTGTATCAGAAA CTgataaacaaaaatcttccCAAGACACCCTAGTTGATTCAAATTCTACCTCATCGCGTTATCGAGAACCCTCCAAAACTGCAACCGAAGTCAGTATAAACAAATCGGAAAAAGAAGACGAAAACTCCAATATAAA AATGAAATCGGAAGAAGAAACTAGTAATAAAGATATCGAATCGAAATTCAACGCAGCTCGCGGTTCACGCAAACAAAACCTATATTTAATCGTCATCGGACACGTCGATGCTGGAAAAAGTACTTTGATGGGACATTTACTCCATAAATTAGGCTGTGTTAATCAGAAACTAATGCATAAGTACGAACACGAGAcgaaaaaagttggcaaaagtTCGTTCCTGTATGCTTGGATTTTGGATGAAATTGGCGAAGAGAG aaaTCGTGGAATCACTATCGACGTAGCGAGgaataaatttgaaacgaaTAAATTTATAGTTACACTTTTGGATGCTCCCGGTCATAAGGATTTCATTCCTAATATGCTTACAG GCGTTACTCAGGCTGACGTCGCTATTTTGGTTGTTGATGCAACAAACGGAGAATTCGAAACTGGATTCGAAAGCGGAGGACAGACCAGAGAACATACTTTGATTGCACGATTTTTAG GTATTAATCAATTAGCCGTCGTTGTGAATAAAATGGATAACGTTGGTTGGTCCCAAGACCGATTTAATCAAgttcgtaaaaaattatcaacgttTTTGAATCAAGTCGGATTCAAAGAAACCGACGTAACTTACGTACCATGCTCCGGATTAAGCGGAGAAAATCTAGTACAAAAGGTCAACGAACCGGCATTAAAATCTTGGTACAATGGACCTACGCTGATCGATTTAATCG ATTCTTTCCAATCACCTAAACGTCATTACGAACGAGCTTTCAGAATGGGAATTAATGATATATTCAAAGGCACCGGAACCATACCTTGTTTAAGTGGTCGAATAGAAAGTGGCTACGTTAACGTTGGTAAAAAAGTATTAGTGCAACCTTCTGGCGAGGTTGCCACCGTTAAAG cTTTATACGTTGACGAAGTCAGCGAAAACACCGTTTATGCGGGAGACTACGTGAATGCTGTGTTGATTAATTGTGACACCGAGAACCTTTACGTTGGTTCTGTTCTATGTGATATTGAAAAACCTATTCCGATTAGTACTAAATTCGAAGCTAAAATTGTTCTGTTTAATGTCGTAATACCCATCACTAAAGGATTTACG GTGATTTTACACTTGCACAATATTATCGACAGTGTTATTATCAAAAAGCTTAATGCTCAAGTGCACAAAGTAACCGGAGAATTAATATCGAAACGACCTCGCTGTTTACTTAAAAACACAGCTGCGATTGTAACAATCGAAAGTAGCCGACCGCTGTGTGTAGAACTATACGAGAATATGAGAGAATTTGGGCGATTCGTATTGAGAGATGCTGGCGTTACGATAGCTGCTGGTTTGGTTACTAAA GTTTTATGA